Proteins encoded within one genomic window of Bos indicus x Bos taurus breed Angus x Brahman F1 hybrid chromosome 18, Bos_hybrid_MaternalHap_v2.0, whole genome shotgun sequence:
- the ARHGAP33 gene encoding LOW QUALITY PROTEIN: rho GTPase-activating protein 33 (The sequence of the model RefSeq protein was modified relative to this genomic sequence to represent the inferred CDS: inserted 1 base in 1 codon), with protein MGWRGTDPRARSTDSLDGPGEGSVQPLPPTGGPSVKGKAGKRLSAPRGPFPRLADCAHFHYENVDFGHIQLLLSPERDGPNVSGENELVFGVQVTCQGRSWPVLRSYDDFRSLDAHLHRCIFDRRFSCLPELPPPPEGARAAQMLVPLLLQYLETLSGLVDSNLNCGPVLTWMELDNHGRRLLLSEEASLNIPAVAAAHVVKRYTAQAPDELSFEVGDIVSVIDMPPTEDRSWWRGKRGFQVGFFPSECVELFTERPGPGLKGDADGPPCGVLASQGASSLTSAVPRPRGKLAGLLRTFMRSRPSRQRLRQRGILRQRVFGCDLGEHLSNSGQDVPQVLRCCSEFIEAHGVVDGIYRLSGVSSNIQRLRHEFDSERIPELSGPAFLQDIHSVSSLCKLYFRELPNPLLTYQLYGKFSEAMSVPGEEERLVRVHDVIQQLPPPHYRTLEYLLRHLARMARHSANTSMHARNLAIVWAPNLLRSMELESVGLGGAAAFREVRVQSVVVEFLLTHVDVLFSDTFTSAGLDPAGRCLLPRPKSLAGSGPSTRLLTLEEAQARTQGRLGTPTEPTTSKAPTSPVERRKGERGEKQRKPGGSSWKTFFALGRGPSIPRKKPLPWLGGTRARPQPSGCRPDTVTLRSAKSEESLSSQASGAGLQRLHRLRRPHSSSDAFPVGPAPAGSCESLSSSESTESSSESSSSSSSESSAAGLGVLSGSPSHRTSAWLDDGDELDFSPPRCLEGLRGLDFDPLTFRCSSPTPGDPAPPASPAPPAPASAFPPRATPQALSPRGPTSPASPAALDISEPLSVSVPPAVLELLGAGGTPASATPTPALSPSPGLRPHLIPLLLRGAEAQLSDTCQQEICSKLALPGPRGAQGQHGAGMDSPLLPPPLSLLRPGGXPPPPPKNPARLMALALAERAQQVAQRQSQQEQGSTPSAPQSPFRRSLSLEVGGEPPGTSGSGPPPHPLAHPGGWAPGPPPSLPRQQSDGSLVRSQRPTGTSRRAPRGPAQVPTPGFFSAPRECLPPFLGVPKPGLYPLGSPSFQPSSPAPVWRSPLVPPAPLDRGENLYYEIEAGEGSPYSGPTRSWSPLRSMPPDRLNASYGMLGQSPPLHRSPDFLLSYPPPSCFPHDHLGYSAPQHSARRPTRPEPLYVNLALGPRGPSPASSSSSSPPAHPRSRSDPGPPAPRLPQKQRAPWGHHTPHRVPGPWGPPDPLPYRAAPPAYGRRGEHHRGSLYRNGGQGREGAGPPPPYPTPSWSFHPESQTQSYC; from the exons ATGGGCTGGAGGGGGACCGACCCAAGG GCTCGCAGCACTGACAGCCTGGATGGCCCAGGGGAGGGCTCGGTGCAGCCCCTGCCCCCTACTGGGGGACCCAGTGTGAAGGGGAAGGCTGGGAAGAG GCTCTCGGCTCCTCGAGGCCCCTTTCCCCGGCTGGCAGACTGTGCCCATTTCCACTACGAGAATGTTGACTTCGGCCACATTCAG CTCCTGCTGTCTCCAGAGCGTGACGGTCCGAACGTCTCTGGAGAGAATGAACTGGTGTTCGGGGTGCAGGTGACCTGTCAG GGCCGTTCCTGGCCAGTTCTCCGCAGTTACGATGACTTCCGTTCCTTGGATGCCCACCTCCACCGATGCATATTTGACCGGAGGTTTTCCTGcctcccagagcttcctccacCCCCAGAGGGCGCCAGGGCTGCCCAG ATGCTGGTGCCGCTGCTGCTGCAGTACCTGGAAACCCTGTCAGGGCTGGTGGACAGTAACCTCAACTGTGGGCCGGTGCTTACCTGGATGGAG CTGGACAACCACGGCCGGCGACTGCTCCTCAGTGAGGAGGCCTCACTCAATATCCCCGCAGTGGCCGCTGCCCATGTGGTAAAGCGGTACACGGCCCAGGCACCTGACGAGCTGTCCTTCGAG GTGGGGGACATTGTCTCCGTGATCGACATGCCGCCCACGGAGGATCGGAGCTGGTGGCGGGGCAAGCGGGGCTTCCAG GTCGGTTTCTTCCCCAGTGAGTGTGTGGAACTATTCACGGAGCGGCCGGGTCCAGGACTAAAGGGGG ATGCCGACGGTCCCCCGTGTGGTGTCCTGGCTTCCCAGGGTGCTTCCTCTCTGACCTCAG CGGTGCCCCGGCCGCGGGGGAAGCTGGCTGGCCTCCTCCGCACCTTCATGCGCTCCCGCCCTTCCCGGCAGCGTCTGCGGCAGCGGGGCATTCTGCGGCAGAGGGTATTTGGCTGTGACCTGGGAGAACACCTCAGCAACTCAGGCCAGGACG TGCCCCAGGTGCTGCGCTGCTGTTCTGAGTTTATTGAGGCCCACGGGGTGGTGGATGGAATCTATCGACTCTCGGGTGTGTCATCCAACATCCAGAGGCTACG GCATGAGTTCGACAGTGAGAGGATCCCTGAACTGTCTGGCCCCGCCTTCCTGCAGGACATCCACAGCGTGTCCTCCCTCTGCAAGCTCTACTTCCGAGAGCTGCCCAACCCCTTACTCACTTACCAGCTCTACGGGAAGTTCAGT GAGGCCATGTCGGTGCCAGGCGAGGAGGAGCGCCTGGTGAGGGTTCACGATGTCATCCAGCAGTTGCCCCCGCCGCACTACCG GACCCTGGAGTACCTTCTGAGGCACTTGGCCCGCATGGCGAGGCACAGTGCCAACACCAGCATGCACGCCCGCAACCTGGCCATCGTTTGGGCACCTAACCTGCTACG GTCCATGGAGCTGGAGTCAGTGGGGCTAGGGGGTGCAGCAGCCTTCCGGGAGGTGCGGGTACAGTCGGTGGTGGTGGAATTCCTGCTCACCCATGTGGACGTCCTGTTCAGCGACACCTTCACATCTGCTGGCCTTGACCCTGCAG GCCGCTGCCTCCTTCCCAGGCCCAAGTCCCTTGCGGGCAGCGGCCCCTCCACTCGCCTGCTAACACTAGAGGAAGCCCAGGCTCGGACCCAGGGTCGGCTGGGGACACCCACCGAGCCCACAACTTCCAAGGCCCCAACTTCACCTGTGGAAAG gaggaaaggggagagaggcGAGAAACAGCGGAAGCCTGGAGGTAGCAGCTGGAAGACCTTCTTTGCACTGGGCCGAGGCCCCAGCATCCCTCGAAAGAAGCCTCTGCCCTGGCTAGGGGGCACCCGGGCCCGACCGCAGCCTTCAG GCTGCCGACCTGACACTGTCACACTGAGGTCTGCCAAGAGTGAGGAGTCTCTGTCATCGCAGGCCAGTGGGGCTG GCCTCCAGCGTCTGCACAGGCTACGGCGACCCCACTCCAGCAGTGACGCTTTTCCCGTGGGCCCCGCACCCGCTGGCTCCTGCGAGAGCCTGTCATCATCCGAGTCCACCGAGTCCTCCTCCGAgtcatcctcctcctcttcctctgagtCCTCCGCAGCTGGGCTGGGAGTACTCTCTGGCTCCCCTTCACACCGAACCTCGGCCTGGCTAGACGACGGTGACGAGCTGGACTTTAGCCCACCCCGCTGCCTGGAGGGGCTCCGGGGGCTTGACTTTGATCCCCTTACTTTTCGATGCAGCAGCCCCACCCCTGGGGACCCGGCACCTCCCGCCAGCCCggcccccccagcccccgcctcTGCCTTTCCACCCAGGGCAACCCCTCAGGCCCTCTCGCCCCGGGGCCCCACCAGCCCTGCCTCACCCGCTGCCCTGGACATCTCGGAGCCCCTGTCTGTGTCAGTGCCACCTGCTGTCCTGGAGCTGCTGGGGGCTGGAGGAACACCCGCCTCAGCCACCCCAACACCAGCTCTCAGCCCCAGCCCGGGCCTGCGCCCCCACCTCATCCCCTTGCTGCTGCGTGGAGCTGAGGCCCAGCTGAGTGACACCTGCCAACAAGAGATCTGCAGCAAGTTGGCATTGCCTGGTCCCCGGGGAGCCCAAGGCCAGCATG GTGCTGGTATGGATTCACCgctgctgccccctcccctgtcccTCCTGCGCCCGGGGg ccccacccccgcctcccaaAAATCCAGCACGCCTCAtggccctggccctggctgaGCGGGCTCAGCAGGTGGCCCAGAGACAGAGCCAGCAGGAGCAGGGGAGCACCCCTTCTGCTCCTCAGTCCCCTTTCCGCCGTTCACTGTCCCTGGAGGTGGGCGGTGAGCCCCCAGGGACCTCAGGGAGTgggccacccccccaccccctagcCCACCCAGGTGGCTGGGCTCCAGGACCCCCACCCTCCTTACCAAGGCAACAAAGTGATGGGAGCCTGGTGAGGAGCCAGCGGCCCACAGGGACCTCAAGGAGGGCACCCCGAGGCCCTGCCCAG GTTCCCACCCCTGGCTTCTTCTCAGCCCCCCGGGAGTGCCTGCCACCCTTCCTCGGGGTCCCCAAACCAGGCTTGTACCCCCTCGGCTCCCCATCCTTCCAGCCCAGCTCCCCGGCCCCAGTCTGGAGGAGCCCCCTGGTTCCCCCTGCACCACTGGACAGAGGAGAGAACCTGTACTATGAGATCGAGGCGGGTGAGGGGTCCCCATACTCTGGCCCCACTCGCTCCTGGAGTCCCTTGCGCTCCATGCCCCCAGACAGGCTGAATGCCTCATACGGCATGCTTGGCCAATCCCCACCACTCCATAGGTCCCCCGACTTCCTGCTCAGTTACCCACCACCCTCCTGTTTTCCCCATGACCACCTTGGCTACTCAGCCCCCCAGCACTCGGCCCGGCGTCCCACCCGACCTGAACCCCTCTATGTCAACCTAGCCCTGGGGCCCAGGGGCCCCTCACCCGCTTCTTCcagctcctcctctcctcctgcccaccctcGCAGTCGCTCTGATCCTGGCCCCCCAGCCCCCCGCCTCCCCCAAAAGCAGCGGGCCCCCTGGGGCCACCACACCCCTCACAGGGTGCCTGGGCCCTGGGGCCCTCCAGACCCTCTCCCCTACAGGGCAGCCCCACCAGCCTACGGGAGGAGGGGCGAGCACCACCGAGGGTCCCTGTACAGGAATGGGGGGCaagggagggaaggggctggtcccccacccccctaccctaCTCCCAGCTGGTCCTTCCACCCTGAGAGCCAGACCCAAAGCTACTGCTGA